Genomic segment of Candidatus Omnitrophota bacterium:
CAGGATAGGCAGGGAGAAGGTATTCGGGAATATAATAACCGAAGAGAGGACCATAGAAGAGATCGCGAAATCGGTATCGATACTCGCCAGGAAAAAGATAGGCGCGATAATAGCGATACAGAGGGAGGTTAACCTCGAGCCGTATACGGAGAGCGGCGTCCAGTTGGACAGTACCATCACCAGCGAATTATTGAATACTATATTCATGCCCAATACGCCGCTCCATGACGGCGGGGTCATCGTCCACGGCGACAGGGTGGTCGCGGCCGGCTGCCTCTTCCCGCTGTCGCAGAACCCGGATATAAGCAAGCTGCTCGGCACAAGGCACAGGGCCGCAATAGGGTTGACCGAGGAGACGGATTCGGTATGCGTGCTCGTCTCCGAAGAGACAGGGATAATATCTATCGCGAACGCAGGAAAGCTCACGCGCGACCTGGACAGGGACCGTCTCATAAACCATCTGCGTTCCCTGCTCTACAGGCCAAAGAAAGAAAAGAAGTCGCACGTGAAATTGTCCATGGACCATTTTTTCAGGAAGAAGACATGAGCGATTGGTTCTCGAAAAATTTCTGGCTTAAGCTGGTCGCTTTTATTTTGGCGATCATAGTCTGGTCTTACGCCCGCCAGGAGTTGAAGAGCAACCCGGGCTATAAGGCCGAGAAGGCCCCGTATATCGAAGCCCCCGCAGTCGTCCCGCAAAAATAATAATCCAAAAATATGGCTAAATTAGGCGTCAACATAGACCACGTCGCTACTTTAAGGCAGGCAAGGGGAGGCATCGAGCCCGATCCTGTCCTGGC
This window contains:
- the cdaA gene encoding diadenylate cyclase CdaA, translated to MFEEIFDLSQAKTPTELIIKVWKPLIEIGTIWYMIYKLLEFIKGTRAVQVLRGIIVIAVIFFLTQQLRFDVINWIFTKLFALSVIAFLIVFQPEMRSGLARIGREKVFGNIITEERTIEEIAKSVSILARKKIGAIIAIQREVNLEPYTESGVQLDSTITSELLNTIFMPNTPLHDGGVIVHGDRVVAAGCLFPLSQNPDISKLLGTRHRAAIGLTEETDSVCVLVSEETGIISIANAGKLTRDLDRDRLINHLRSLLYRPKKEKKSHVKLSMDHFFRKKT